One Desulfosalsimonas propionicica DNA window includes the following coding sequences:
- the purB gene encoding adenylosuccinate lyase, whose protein sequence is MTQQRPIEAISVLDGRYARHAGPLREIFSEYGLIRYRLYVELHWLKFLLRDLGMADADDAALKKIDAIYENFDVDGAEAIKAIEKETNHDVKAVEYYIKEKLTAAGLAHIKEWVHFACTSDDINNTSYALMIRSGREQIVERLREILEKIEELAREYKSIPMMARTHGQPATPTTVGKEMVNFAWRLRHELRCLLDLPIQAKLNGASGNYNAHHFVFPEIDWMAASTRFMEQHLEISPVMYTTQVNPNNYMAAILHAMVRISAVLTDLDRDMWGYISLGYFKQKLKEGEVGSSTMPHKVNPIDFENSEGNLGLAVSMMEHMAVKLMISRFQRDLSDSTVLRNLGVVFGYMMVALASTYKGLDRVEANEAVIAADLEANPELLAEPVQSAMRVYGETQPYEKLKALTRGKRITREDLAGFVDSLESIPEAVRRDLKDLHPSEYTGLAEALVERYFRVKGQ, encoded by the coding sequence ATGACCCAACAAAGGCCCATTGAAGCCATTTCCGTCCTTGACGGCAGATATGCCCGCCATGCCGGCCCGCTCAGGGAGATTTTTTCCGAATACGGGCTGATCCGGTACCGGCTTTACGTGGAATTGCATTGGCTCAAATTTCTGCTCAGGGACCTGGGCATGGCGGACGCCGATGATGCGGCACTGAAAAAAATCGATGCCATATATGAGAACTTTGACGTGGATGGCGCTGAAGCGATCAAGGCCATTGAAAAAGAAACCAATCATGATGTCAAGGCCGTGGAGTATTACATCAAGGAAAAGCTCACGGCTGCCGGCCTGGCCCATATCAAAGAATGGGTCCATTTTGCCTGCACCTCCGATGATATCAACAACACCTCTTACGCTCTGATGATCCGCAGCGGCCGGGAGCAGATCGTAGAGCGGCTCCGGGAAATCCTGGAGAAAATCGAGGAACTGGCCCGTGAGTATAAAAGCATTCCCATGATGGCGCGAACCCACGGCCAGCCGGCAACGCCCACCACTGTCGGTAAAGAGATGGTCAACTTCGCCTGGCGGCTGCGCCATGAACTGCGATGCCTTTTGGACCTGCCCATTCAGGCCAAGCTAAACGGGGCCAGCGGCAATTACAATGCCCATCACTTCGTGTTCCCGGAAATTGACTGGATGGCCGCTTCCACCCGGTTTATGGAGCAGCATCTGGAGATCTCACCTGTGATGTACACCACCCAGGTCAACCCCAACAATTACATGGCCGCCATTCTTCATGCCATGGTTCGGATTTCCGCGGTTCTCACGGATCTGGACCGGGATATGTGGGGCTATATTTCCCTGGGCTATTTCAAGCAAAAGCTCAAAGAGGGGGAAGTGGGGTCATCGACCATGCCCCATAAAGTCAATCCCATTGATTTTGAAAACAGCGAGGGAAATCTGGGGCTGGCTGTTTCCATGATGGAGCATATGGCGGTCAAGCTGATGATTTCCAGATTCCAGCGGGATTTGAGCGACAGTACGGTGCTTCGCAATCTGGGGGTGGTGTTTGGCTACATGATGGTGGCCCTGGCCTCCACATACAAGGGCCTGGACCGGGTTGAGGCCAATGAGGCGGTGATCGCTGCGGATCTGGAAGCCAACCCGGAATTGCTGGCTGAACCCGTACAGTCGGCCATGCGGGTTTACGGTGAAACCCAGCCGTATGAAAAGTTAAAGGCATTGACCCGGGGCAAACGCATCACCCGCGAGGATCTGGCCGGTTTTGTCGACAGCCTGGAGTCCATTCCCGAGGCCGTGCGCCGGGATTTAAAAGATCTTCACCCGTCTGAATACACGGGGCTGGCAGAAGCTTTGGTGGAACGCTATTTCAGGGTAAAGGGACAATAG
- a CDS encoding HAMP domain-containing protein has product MTVICEECGKVYHLDPDKLERYRGQSIRVRCGECGHVTQLSRLMETTELPEETYSEPSYATADAPPEDAEDAGPSLGQPDEEETPAVAGGPDYSGSDSSSGGWIGLRGKMFFLFLVIPVVLMAVSGYFSYMQINKLTKEITDQSTELVAEAGKDQLLQKARDVAVQCEIYLRTHPELEREDFSYDPTFNQIAVQAVGESGYTCLSEEETADRGFTLWAHPNPNLIGIPDTEETMRKALGPYFEEWWDLMENSWGRKEAAGTYRWKDTDGDLREKYMAIVPINIEGKKLQLEATAYMDEFTERTEGLRENAEQMTMETRNINLGILGGAILIIGFCIIVYGYRLTRKIRYLTEAADRISVGDLEAEIEVRSKDEIGSLAEAISRMQDSLRFSIERLRRRR; this is encoded by the coding sequence ATGACGGTGATTTGCGAGGAATGCGGAAAGGTTTATCATCTGGATCCGGATAAGCTTGAGCGCTATAGAGGCCAAAGTATACGGGTCCGGTGCGGGGAATGCGGCCATGTGACCCAGCTGTCCAGGTTGATGGAAACCACGGAACTGCCCGAGGAAACCTATTCCGAACCTTCCTATGCGACTGCCGATGCGCCGCCGGAGGATGCCGAAGATGCCGGACCATCCCTGGGACAGCCGGACGAAGAAGAGACCCCGGCCGTAGCCGGAGGTCCTGATTATTCAGGGAGTGATTCTTCTTCCGGCGGATGGATCGGGTTGCGCGGCAAGATGTTTTTTCTCTTTCTGGTCATACCGGTTGTCCTGATGGCGGTTTCGGGCTATTTCTCATACATGCAGATCAACAAGCTGACCAAGGAGATTACCGATCAGAGCACCGAATTGGTTGCCGAGGCCGGTAAGGATCAGCTGCTTCAAAAAGCTCGGGATGTGGCTGTGCAGTGCGAAATATATCTGCGCACGCATCCGGAGCTTGAACGTGAGGATTTCAGCTACGATCCCACTTTCAATCAGATTGCCGTGCAAGCCGTTGGTGAAAGCGGTTACACCTGTTTGAGCGAAGAGGAAACTGCGGACCGGGGCTTCACTCTATGGGCGCACCCCAATCCGAATCTGATCGGCATACCGGATACCGAAGAGACCATGCGCAAAGCATTGGGCCCGTATTTTGAGGAATGGTGGGATCTCATGGAAAATTCCTGGGGCAGAAAGGAGGCCGCCGGGACATATAGGTGGAAGGACACAGACGGTGACCTGAGGGAAAAATACATGGCAATCGTCCCCATCAACATCGAGGGCAAAAAGCTTCAACTGGAGGCCACCGCCTACATGGACGAATTTACGGAAAGAACCGAGGGCCTGCGCGAAAATGCCGAGCAGATGACAATGGAGACCCGCAATATCAACCTCGGGATTCTGGGCGGCGCGATTCTGATTATTGGTTTTTGTATTATTGTTTACGGATACCGCCTGACCCGCAAAATCCGCTACCTGACCGAGGCGGCCGACCGCATCAGCGTCGGGGATCTGGAAGCCGAGATCGAAGTGCGTTCCAAAGATGAAATCGGATCTCTGGCTGAAGCGATTTCCCGGATGCAGGACAGTCTGCGGTTTTCCATTGAGCGGCTCAGAAGACGCAGGTAG
- a CDS encoding roadblock/LC7 domain-containing protein encodes MDFTIDFTKEQIESIEDVLQQELIDLGVQSVILMDLAGNVIVNLDNGHANHDVFSLAALAAGNYGAVSAMANIIGEQEFSLLFHKGEKESIHFSKVVEDLLLLTIFNRDVSLGFLRLKVAEAIKRIQTLI; translated from the coding sequence ATGGATTTTACAATCGATTTCACCAAAGAACAGATCGAATCCATTGAAGATGTGCTGCAGCAGGAATTGATCGATCTGGGGGTGCAGAGTGTCATCCTGATGGATTTGGCCGGCAATGTGATTGTCAATCTTGACAACGGGCATGCCAATCACGACGTGTTTTCCCTGGCTGCACTGGCGGCGGGCAATTACGGGGCGGTCAGCGCCATGGCCAACATCATCGGAGAACAGGAATTTTCCCTGCTGTTTCACAAGGGGGAAAAAGAAAGTATCCATTTCAGCAAGGTGGTGGAGGATTTGCTTCTTCTGACCATTTTCAACCGGGATGTTTCTCTGGGATTTTTGCGATTGAAAGTAGCCGAGGCCATTAAGCGCATTCAGACGTTGATTTAA
- a CDS encoding GTP-binding protein translates to MALINPKKREVQVKIVYYGPGRGGKTTNLEYINRKFKKRILNEMVTVKTYGDRTLFFDFLPFDIGEIKGHSIKIQLYTVPGQVKYNATRRLVLRGVDGIVFVADSMDLRREMNIRSLQNLKENLETFNKNIFNIPLVMQYNKRDLADEGIPILSEETLQKDLNSRLNAPYFQASAIRGDNVAATMKKIIALTVSSLRKKLQ, encoded by the coding sequence TTGGCGTTAATCAATCCGAAAAAGCGGGAGGTCCAGGTCAAGATCGTTTACTACGGCCCGGGCCGCGGCGGCAAGACCACGAACCTCGAATATATCAACCGCAAATTCAAGAAACGGATTTTAAATGAGATGGTCACAGTGAAAACTTACGGTGACCGAACCCTTTTTTTTGACTTTCTCCCATTTGACATCGGTGAAATCAAGGGACACAGCATTAAGATCCAGCTCTACACAGTTCCCGGTCAGGTCAAATACAATGCCACCCGCCGCCTGGTGCTGCGAGGTGTTGACGGCATTGTCTTTGTGGCCGATTCCATGGATCTGCGGCGGGAGATGAATATTCGCTCCCTGCAGAATCTCAAGGAAAACCTGGAAACCTTCAATAAAAACATCTTTAACATCCCGCTGGTCATGCAGTACAACAAACGGGATCTCGCAGATGAAGGCATCCCCATTCTCTCGGAGGAAACCCTTCAAAAGGACTTGAACTCCAGGTTAAACGCCCCTTATTTCCAGGCCAGCGCCATCCGGGGCGATAATGTGGCCGCCACCATGAAAAAAATTATCGCACTGACTGTCAGTTCCCTGCGGAAAAAACTGCAATAG